GGGCACCGTGGCATCGGCCACGCGGCGCTCAATCAGCCGTGCAGCGATGGCGCCGCCCTGCTCCAGCGAGACCAGGAAGGGCCGGCTCTTGGCCTTGCGATTCAGGTCGGTGTCGATGAAGCCAGGGTGCAGCACGGTCACGCTGAGCCCGGTGCCGCGCAATTCGCGGCGCAGGCATTCCATGTAGCTGCTCAGCGCCGCCTTCGAGGCGCAATAGGCCCCGAGCTTGGGCAAGGCGCTGAAGGCGGCAACGGACGAGATGCCCACCACCTGGCCCCGGCCGCGCGGTTTCATCAGGGCCACGGCGGCGTCCACGGTGGCCACGGCGCCCTCCACATTGGTGCGCAGGGTTTGCAGCTGCGCGGCCAGCTCGCCCGCGCCCACACGCGCCACCGGGGCAATGCCCGCGTTGGCCACCACCACGTCCAGGCCGCCCAGGGCCTGATCCAGATCCTGCATCACCGCTGCCACCTGTTCGACATCGCAGACATCGAGCGCGCGCACCTCGACGCGCAGGCCCGGGTGCCGGGCTTGCAGCTCGGCGCGCAGGGCCTGTAGCGCGTCCAACCGCCGCGCGGTCAGGGCCAGGGCGTAGCCGCGCGCGGCAAATTCGCGCGCCAGCTGGCTGCCAATGCCGGCGCTGGCGCCGGTGATCAGGATGCTGGGCATGGGGGTGGCCTTAAGCGCTTACCAGACCTTGCACTGCTCGGCTTCAGGCTTGACCATCTTCTGCCCCGGCTT
Above is a window of Inhella inkyongensis DNA encoding:
- a CDS encoding SDR family oxidoreductase; its protein translation is MPSILITGASAGIGSQLAREFAARGYALALTARRLDALQALRAELQARHPGLRVEVRALDVCDVEQVAAVMQDLDQALGGLDVVVANAGIAPVARVGAGELAAQLQTLRTNVEGAVATVDAAVALMKPRGRGQVVGISSVAAFSALPKLGAYCASKAALSSYMECLRRELRGTGLSVTVLHPGFIDTDLNRKAKSRPFLVSLEQGGAIAARLIERRVADATVPSQPWGAIRALQRLLPRALLRRLS